In the genome of Candidatus Nitrosotenuis sp. DW1, one region contains:
- a CDS encoding N-acetylneuraminate synthase family protein, with product MVFIIAEIGINHNGDIEIAKKLIDMAKRTGCDAVKFQKRTVEKVYSKEVLDSPRESPWGTTTREQKLGLEFNKKEYDIINDYCKQVGIEWFGSAWDIDSQIFLRQYNLKYNKVASAMLTDIDFLKTVAEEKKYTFISTGMSTMDQIHKAVEVFRQYDCPFELMHSTSTYPMKLEEANIRCIETLRKEFNCKVGYSGHEDSAYIVCVIAAALGATSIERHITLSRSMYGSDHAASLEEPGLARMVRDVRHVKDIFGDGVKRVWDSEIPVMKKLRRVL from the coding sequence ATGGTCTTCATAATTGCTGAAATCGGAATAAATCACAATGGCGATATAGAAATAGCTAAAAAACTCATCGACATGGCAAAAAGAACTGGGTGTGATGCCGTCAAATTTCAAAAGAGAACTGTTGAAAAGGTATACTCAAAAGAGGTTCTCGATTCTCCGCGTGAAAGCCCTTGGGGGACAACAACTAGAGAGCAAAAACTTGGTTTGGAATTCAATAAAAAAGAATACGACATAATTAACGACTATTGTAAACAAGTCGGCATAGAATGGTTTGGTTCTGCATGGGATATAGACAGTCAAATATTTCTAAGACAGTACAACCTGAAATACAACAAGGTTGCCTCTGCGATGCTTACTGACATTGACTTTTTAAAAACAGTTGCAGAAGAAAAAAAGTATACTTTCATATCGACTGGAATGAGCACCATGGATCAGATTCACAAGGCAGTCGAAGTATTCAGACAGTATGATTGCCCCTTCGAACTAATGCATTCCACCAGTACATATCCGATGAAGCTTGAAGAGGCAAATATCCGTTGCATAGAAACATTACGAAAGGAATTCAATTGCAAGGTAGGTTATAGCGGGCATGAAGACAGTGCGTATATCGTATGCGTGATAGCAGCTGCCCTAGGCGCAACATCGATTGAAAGACATATCACGCTTAGCAGATCAATGTACGGATCTGATCATGCAGCATCGCTGGAAGAACCAGGACTAGCAAGGATGGTCAGAGACGTCAGACACGTCAAGGATATTTTTGGAGATGGAGTCAAGCGAGTATGGGATTCGGAAATACCCGTCATGAAAAAGCTTAGAAGAGTTTTGTAG
- a CDS encoding D-sedoheptulose-7-phosphate isomerase yields MKQGELQSNLKKSILESSKIIQDSLRLVPQIEESIHVIIDCILKGNKVILFGNGGSAADAQHIAAELIGRFQINRPSYPAIALTTDSSIITSLSNDYSYDIVFSRQCESLVQRGDVVIGISTSGNSINVKKGIYAAKKKGAITIGLLGSKGGTIKKIVDIPIVINSSSTPRIQEAHRTIYHIICEVVEKNLVKERNV; encoded by the coding sequence ATGAAACAAGGCGAACTTCAATCTAATCTAAAAAAATCTATATTGGAAAGCTCTAAAATTATCCAAGATTCTTTAAGACTTGTTCCTCAAATTGAAGAATCTATTCATGTCATCATCGATTGTATTTTGAAGGGTAACAAGGTGATCTTATTTGGAAATGGAGGTAGTGCAGCCGATGCACAGCATATTGCAGCTGAGCTGATTGGAAGATTTCAAATTAATAGACCAAGTTATCCCGCAATTGCACTTACTACTGATTCTTCTATTATTACATCGCTTTCAAACGATTATTCCTATGACATCGTCTTTAGCAGACAATGTGAAAGCCTTGTTCAACGGGGAGATGTTGTAATTGGCATTTCAACCAGCGGTAATTCCATTAATGTGAAGAAAGGAATCTATGCTGCAAAGAAAAAAGGAGCCATAACTATTGGCCTTTTGGGTTCGAAAGGGGGAACAATAAAAAAAATTGTTGATATACCGATTGTTATTAACTCATCATCCACACCTAGAATTCAAGAAGCACATAGAACAATCTATCATATTATTTGTGAAGTGGTTGAGAAAAATCTTGTAAAGGAGAGAAATGTTTGA
- a CDS encoding KdsC family phosphatase encodes MNKNILNRAKKIKLVITDVDGVLTDGGMYYTANGDIMKRFHVRDGMGVTLLRKNNIPTIIITKEQTPMVKQWAKRMKIKRLFDGVQQKEKILQRICTQFKVKQDEIAYIGDDINDVELLKMVGFSAVPKDAISIAKNNSYYICKKKGGEGALREVAEIILSAKAKS; translated from the coding sequence ATGAATAAAAATATCCTAAATCGCGCAAAAAAAATTAAGCTTGTAATTACAGATGTGGACGGCGTTTTAACGGATGGAGGAATGTATTACACTGCAAACGGGGACATAATGAAGAGATTCCACGTCAGAGACGGGATGGGGGTCACATTGTTGAGAAAAAACAACATACCCACAATAATCATAACAAAAGAACAAACTCCCATGGTCAAACAATGGGCAAAAAGAATGAAAATAAAGAGACTATTTGATGGAGTTCAACAAAAAGAAAAGATTTTGCAAAGGATTTGCACGCAGTTCAAGGTAAAGCAAGACGAGATTGCATATATTGGTGATGACATAAACGACGTAGAATTATTGAAAATGGTCGGCTTTTCGGCAGTCCCAAAGGACGCAATTTCCATTGCAAAAAACAACTCCTACTATATCTGTAAGAAAAAAGGCGGTGAGGGAGCTCTTCGAGAAGTGGCCGAGATTATTTTGTCAGCAAAGGCTAAATCTTAA
- a CDS encoding capsular polysaccharide export protein, LipB/KpsS family, protein MKDKIIIWENGSFFPFILCNSLKEYSNFDFYAVIDTTNRRKTFFENQQIIKFNKTWFYHDHIFPHKDEIDVNYLAEFEKKYGINLWVLAQNERLFNRQYNDYYKFSTSEILAILESECKLFEKILDEVKPDFFITIETALHHHHLFYLLCRTKGVKVLMLNQSKFGYKCIISQELHKLDFANTLSPKSPNRNFDELQKYLKSFDMLKQLIDHKNTFLSSKKEKIKAAIQFLLISNNTNIKTHYSYYGRNKIKVLIKEIIYSLKTKYRENFINKNFKRKIDDSVPFIYFTLHQEPERVTLIGAPYFTNQLETVRHILKSLPVGYKLLVKEHPTQSIRGWRSVSYYEQLLNLPNLDLMHPSVNSDELLKKSSLVVTVSGSSGLEAAFYGKPSVIFSDLGYSILPSVFRVKSLEELPQIIKTALQQKVDASYLDSYVELLDQNSFDFDWFGFITSYHNLFYYGGYLADVDIPLEKMEFFIKEHKSTFDRISQEYLKKIAQLKNNT, encoded by the coding sequence ATGAAAGATAAAATAATTATCTGGGAGAATGGAAGCTTTTTTCCATTCATACTATGTAATTCGTTAAAAGAGTACAGTAATTTTGATTTCTATGCAGTTATAGATACTACAAACAGAAGAAAAACGTTTTTTGAAAATCAACAAATTATCAAATTCAACAAGACATGGTTTTACCATGATCATATTTTTCCACACAAAGATGAAATCGATGTAAATTATCTTGCAGAATTTGAAAAAAAGTATGGCATCAATCTATGGGTTTTAGCACAAAATGAAAGATTGTTCAATCGGCAATACAATGACTATTACAAATTTTCAACAAGTGAAATATTGGCAATTCTTGAATCTGAATGTAAACTGTTTGAAAAAATACTAGATGAGGTAAAACCTGATTTCTTTATCACAATTGAAACTGCTTTACACCATCACCATCTTTTCTATTTGCTTTGCCGTACTAAAGGAGTCAAAGTATTGATGCTAAATCAATCAAAATTTGGTTACAAGTGTATAATTTCTCAAGAATTACACAAACTTGATTTTGCTAACACATTATCACCAAAATCGCCCAATAGAAATTTTGACGAGTTACAAAAATATCTGAAAAGCTTTGACATGTTAAAACAATTAATTGATCACAAAAATACTTTTTTAAGCTCAAAAAAGGAGAAAATAAAAGCTGCAATACAATTTCTGCTGATTTCAAATAACACTAACATTAAGACACATTATAGCTACTATGGCAGAAACAAAATCAAGGTTTTGATAAAAGAAATCATATATTCGCTAAAAACAAAATACAGGGAAAATTTTATCAACAAAAATTTCAAAAGAAAAATAGATGATTCAGTGCCGTTTATCTATTTTACACTGCATCAAGAACCAGAAAGAGTCACGCTGATCGGTGCTCCATATTTTACAAATCAATTAGAAACTGTGCGTCATATTCTAAAATCTCTCCCAGTTGGCTACAAACTTTTGGTAAAAGAACATCCAACCCAGTCTATTCGCGGATGGCGATCTGTCTCATATTATGAACAGTTGTTAAATTTACCAAATCTTGATCTAATGCATCCTAGTGTAAATAGCGATGAATTACTAAAAAAATCATCATTAGTTGTAACTGTATCTGGATCATCTGGTCTTGAGGCGGCATTTTATGGAAAACCATCCGTTATTTTTTCAGATTTAGGCTATTCGATTCTACCTTCTGTGTTCAGAGTGAAATCACTAGAAGAGTTGCCTCAAATCATCAAAACTGCGTTACAACAAAAAGTTGATGCATCATATCTTGATAGTTATGTAGAACTCCTTGATCAAAATTCGTTTGATTTTGATTGGTTTGGTTTCATCACATCATATCATAACTTGTTTTATTATGGTGGATATTTGGCAGATGTGGACATACCTCTAGAAAAAATGGAATTTTTCATCAAGGAGCATAAATCAACATTTGATAGAATATCTCAAGAATACCTAAAGAAAATAGCACAGCTTAAAAATAATACTTAG
- a CDS encoding sugar phosphate isomerase/epimerase family protein: MNRWQDEFKEAASCNFACIEWIFDTYEKNPIIDNSEITEMRLISNKFGVKINSVCADYFMEKKIFNESENEIEKNLDVLRKLIKNCRKTDIRILEIPLVDSSSISAPEHENDLMKNLSKILPFAKDNDVAITLETDMPPRRFRNFLESFEPSTVFANYDTGNSTALGYDVEEEINILSDRIKNIHIKDRIVHGKTVPLGTGNTKFDLFFSSLKKINFRGDLIIQGAREDNFTPKQTCEKYYKFVKQYVDKYYR; the protein is encoded by the coding sequence ATGAACCGATGGCAAGACGAATTTAAGGAAGCTGCATCTTGTAATTTTGCATGTATTGAATGGATATTTGACACATATGAAAAAAACCCGATAATAGATAATTCTGAAATAACAGAAATGAGATTAATTTCTAACAAATTTGGCGTAAAAATCAATTCCGTATGCGCGGATTATTTTATGGAGAAAAAAATCTTTAATGAGTCTGAAAATGAAATAGAAAAAAACCTTGACGTATTACGAAAGTTAATAAAAAATTGCAGGAAAACCGATATCCGTATTCTGGAAATTCCATTGGTTGACTCGTCTTCCATATCTGCGCCGGAACACGAGAATGATCTCATGAAAAATCTATCTAAGATTCTGCCTTTTGCAAAAGACAACGATGTTGCCATAACACTTGAAACCGACATGCCGCCTCGTCGCTTTAGAAATTTCTTGGAAAGTTTCGAGCCGTCAACTGTTTTTGCAAACTATGACACCGGAAACAGCACTGCACTAGGATATGACGTGGAAGAAGAGATCAACATACTTTCAGACAGGATAAAAAATATTCACATAAAAGATAGGATTGTTCATGGGAAAACTGTTCCATTAGGAACAGGTAATACAAAATTTGATTTGTTTTTTTCTAGTCTGAAAAAAATTAATTTTAGGGGGGATCTAATAATACAGGGAGCAAGAGAAGATAATTTCACGCCAAAACAGACCTGCGAGAAATATTACAAGTTCGTAAAGCAATATGTTGATAAGTATTACCGATGA
- a CDS encoding Gfo/Idh/MocA family protein, which produces MQDKIRFGIIGCSRIAESSTIPAIINSEYAELAHIGSRSSEKAEKFANKFNCKKYGTYQDVLSDENVDAVYISTPVGLHEDWTIAAAKSGKHVLCEKSSTNSYFSAKKMVETAKQNNIRLMEGFMFRFHPSHKKVLQIIHDGALGKVFSFYGMYGFQAVPKDDIRYKKELGGGILNDAACYPICASRIIFDKEPIGITCNLQIDNDTTIDERAILSLSYGQEQFAQMTVGYGLFYQSLYSIWGTDGLLKLSRSYNIPSDMPASIIVNSSKGNKEITIEPINHFLLMIDGFCKELLGIESTMFNFETDLLNQAKVMQAARLSNAENRLVELSEIQ; this is translated from the coding sequence ATGCAAGACAAAATTCGCTTTGGCATAATAGGCTGTTCAAGAATTGCGGAAAGCTCGACAATTCCGGCAATCATAAATTCTGAATATGCAGAATTAGCACATATCGGAAGCAGATCATCAGAAAAGGCAGAAAAATTTGCAAACAAATTCAACTGCAAAAAATATGGAACGTATCAGGATGTATTATCCGATGAAAACGTCGATGCTGTTTACATATCTACACCTGTCGGCCTTCATGAAGACTGGACAATTGCAGCGGCAAAATCTGGAAAACATGTCTTGTGTGAAAAATCATCTACAAATTCGTATTTTTCTGCAAAAAAAATGGTCGAAACTGCAAAACAAAACAACATTCGTTTGATGGAAGGATTCATGTTTAGATTTCACCCTTCGCACAAGAAAGTCCTGCAGATAATACATGATGGAGCGTTAGGTAAGGTTTTCTCCTTTTATGGGATGTACGGCTTTCAGGCAGTTCCAAAAGATGACATACGATATAAGAAAGAATTGGGCGGGGGAATACTGAATGATGCTGCTTGCTATCCTATTTGTGCTAGCAGGATAATTTTTGATAAGGAACCAATCGGTATCACATGTAATTTACAAATTGATAATGATACTACAATAGACGAAAGAGCAATATTGTCTCTTAGTTATGGGCAAGAACAATTTGCACAAATGACTGTCGGATATGGATTGTTTTATCAGTCCTTGTACAGCATATGGGGAACCGATGGCCTTCTGAAGCTCTCACGATCCTATAACATCCCGTCTGATATGCCAGCTTCAATTATAGTAAATTCAAGCAAGGGAAATAAAGAAATAACCATTGAGCCTATTAACCACTTTCTTCTGATGATTGATGGATTCTGCAAAGAGCTTTTGGGAATAGAATCAACCATGTTTAATTTTGAAACTGATCTTCTAAATCAAGCCAAAGTCATGCAGGCAGCGCGACTCTCAAACGCTGAAAATAGGCTAGTCGAATTGTCCGAGATACAATAA
- a CDS encoding SDR family NAD(P)-dependent oxidoreductase — protein MFDGKKILITGGTGSLGQALARRLLKTDVATIRIFSRNENKQVTMESEFHDKRLRFLIGDIRDKERLTTALEDVDVVFHAAALKHVPVIEYNPFESIKTNVIGSQNVIDACLHQNVETAVCIGTDKAVSPLNTYGATKLLMEKLFVTANNYLNRQKHRTKFLAVRYGNVVGSSGSVIPKFIEQIQAKKKITITDPKMTRFSITMEQALDLIMDAASSGKESEIYVPKLKAYSITDVKEALFELLDNTGEEIVGIRPGEKLHEVLINKDEIRCSWDLGNKYMIANPLRDENDIKRSYSNKISKIDKVETYSSDNVERLSKEELKKTITESGLLDAQK, from the coding sequence ATGTTTGACGGGAAAAAGATACTGATCACGGGCGGCACTGGCTCATTAGGGCAGGCTCTAGCCAGAAGATTGCTCAAGACAGATGTAGCAACAATACGAATTTTCAGTAGAAATGAGAATAAACAAGTTACAATGGAGTCAGAATTTCACGATAAAAGACTTAGGTTTTTGATTGGAGATATTAGAGATAAGGAGCGATTAACCACTGCACTTGAGGATGTAGATGTTGTTTTTCACGCTGCAGCCCTAAAACATGTTCCAGTCATAGAATACAACCCGTTTGAAAGTATCAAGACAAATGTAATAGGCTCACAAAATGTTATTGATGCATGTCTACACCAGAATGTCGAAACTGCAGTATGCATTGGGACTGACAAAGCGGTTTCCCCGCTGAACACCTACGGAGCTACGAAACTCTTAATGGAAAAGCTATTCGTTACTGCAAATAATTATCTAAATCGTCAAAAACATCGTACTAAATTTTTAGCTGTTCGTTATGGAAATGTGGTCGGAAGTAGCGGATCAGTAATTCCAAAGTTTATTGAACAGATACAAGCTAAGAAAAAAATAACAATCACCGATCCCAAAATGACAAGATTTAGCATTACCATGGAGCAAGCATTAGATCTCATAATGGATGCTGCGTCATCTGGAAAAGAGTCCGAGATTTATGTGCCTAAATTGAAGGCATATTCAATCACAGACGTAAAGGAAGCTTTGTTCGAACTTCTTGACAACACTGGAGAAGAAATTGTTGGGATTAGACCGGGTGAAAAACTGCACGAGGTATTAATCAACAAAGACGAGATACGTTGTAGTTGGGATTTGGGCAACAAGTACATGATTGCAAATCCCTTGAGAGACGAAAATGATATAAAAAGATCTTATTCAAACAAAATATCAAAAATCGACAAAGTGGAAACTTATTCATCTGACAATGTGGAAAGACTATCCAAAGAAGAGTTGAAAAAAACTATAACAGAGTCAGGCCTTTTAGATGCTCAAAAATAG
- a CDS encoding SDR family oxidoreductase, producing MKKLKIIVTGSEGLLGKEISKYLEKKHQVYRLDVLLGHDLTNEDFVKKWFKKNKADCLINCFALNDHVTVGEKRRTLFDITLESFSKFLDVNLTALFSVCREFARNNKSGTIVNFSATTGIVSARPDLYNGGHKHPAYSVSKAGVINLTKFLATHLAPNFRVNCIAPGGVEHDQDNEFLKKYSKLTPMKRMMKKHELNELIELLCGPGSSYLTGATIIVDGGWTTW from the coding sequence TTGAAAAAATTAAAAATAATTGTTACTGGTTCTGAAGGGCTGCTTGGTAAAGAAATCTCCAAGTATCTGGAAAAAAAGCACCAAGTTTACAGGTTGGATGTTTTGCTTGGACATGATCTGACAAATGAAGATTTTGTAAAGAAATGGTTTAAAAAAAACAAGGCAGATTGCCTCATCAACTGTTTTGCGCTAAACGATCACGTGACAGTGGGTGAAAAAAGAAGAACCTTATTTGACATAACCTTAGAATCATTCTCCAAGTTTTTGGATGTGAATCTTACTGCATTATTTTCAGTTTGTCGTGAGTTTGCAAGAAACAACAAATCCGGGACAATCGTGAATTTTTCAGCTACAACGGGAATAGTATCGGCACGACCTGACCTGTACAATGGGGGACACAAACATCCAGCTTATAGCGTCTCAAAGGCTGGTGTGATCAACCTGACGAAGTTCCTCGCAACTCATTTGGCACCAAATTTCCGGGTTAACTGCATAGCGCCAGGAGGTGTTGAACATGATCAAGACAATGAGTTCTTGAAAAAATACTCCAAATTAACACCAATGAAAAGAATGATGAAAAAACACGAATTAAATGAATTGATCGAACTTTTATGCGGCCCTGGCTCATCTTATCTTACTGGCGCAACAATCATCGTAGACGGTGGTTGGACAACTTGGTAA
- a CDS encoding radical SAM/SPASM domain-containing protein — MVDAQIVEGASKTYSVADGVSIKARRENDQWGQFDEDWGFRIHDIPIDFRSQRKYDNYILAKQEEKEKKIVLKSQPYNIVIEPTNICNLQCPLCSTGIGAQTRKKGVLELENFKLLIDQIKETCLQLSLQNWGEPTLVSDLPEMIKYAHDNKVFTRLSTNFSIDYPKGYLENLIKSGIGRLVIDLDGTTQEVYEQYRRNGKLEYVLKNTAEVVKIKQENNLKVPIIQTRMLVMKHNEHQINEFKEISKKLKVDEMELGNIQINPGTAKQWLPDNKEFVYESYLKEKEIKPCHWPWSGLTINWDGGVSPCCIIDDQDTDFGNIFESGLANLWNNEYYVSARSEFSDTKKMTKLTICNVCKNDTHNPNLYRVGDTFSITMNPSTKYRGSKLITKSDNA; from the coding sequence ATGGTAGATGCTCAAATAGTAGAAGGAGCTTCCAAGACATATTCTGTAGCTGATGGAGTCAGCATTAAAGCCAGAAGGGAAAATGATCAATGGGGGCAATTTGACGAAGATTGGGGTTTTCGTATTCATGACATACCAATAGATTTTAGATCTCAAAGAAAATATGACAACTATATTCTTGCAAAACAGGAAGAAAAAGAAAAAAAGATTGTTTTAAAATCACAACCGTACAATATTGTCATTGAGCCTACAAACATTTGTAATTTACAGTGCCCCTTGTGCTCGACTGGAATAGGAGCACAAACTAGGAAAAAGGGTGTCCTTGAATTAGAAAATTTCAAACTCTTAATCGATCAAATAAAAGAAACATGCTTACAGCTCTCTTTACAAAATTGGGGAGAGCCAACATTAGTTTCAGACCTACCAGAGATGATCAAATATGCACATGATAACAAGGTGTTTACACGTCTATCAACAAATTTTTCAATCGATTATCCTAAAGGTTACCTAGAAAACCTAATCAAATCAGGTATAGGTAGACTTGTCATTGATCTTGATGGTACCACGCAAGAAGTTTATGAACAATATAGAAGGAATGGTAAACTAGAATATGTATTAAAAAACACAGCAGAAGTAGTCAAAATAAAACAAGAAAATAATCTCAAGGTTCCAATAATTCAAACAAGAATGTTGGTAATGAAACACAATGAACACCAAATAAACGAATTTAAAGAAATATCAAAAAAACTCAAAGTCGATGAAATGGAACTAGGCAATATTCAGATAAATCCAGGTACTGCAAAACAATGGCTTCCGGATAACAAGGAATTTGTCTATGAATCATATCTCAAGGAAAAAGAAATCAAGCCGTGTCATTGGCCTTGGAGCGGTCTTACGATAAACTGGGATGGAGGAGTTTCTCCATGTTGCATAATCGATGATCAGGACACGGATTTTGGGAATATCTTTGAAAGCGGCTTGGCGAATCTCTGGAATAACGAGTACTATGTTTCTGCAAGATCTGAATTTTCAGATACTAAAAAAATGACCAAGTTGACAATTTGTAATGTCTGCAAAAATGATACGCATAATCCAAATTTGTATAGAGTTGGAGATACGTTTAGCATAACAATGAATCCTTCTACCAAATACAGGGGCTCAAAGTTAATTACAAAAAGCGATAACGCATAA
- a CDS encoding SDR family NAD(P)-dependent oxidoreductase, whose translation MIEILRNKNCLITGATGGLGQEIAKHLLNNQCNLFLTSQNQKKLSKLKQILDESNPNGCKISYCSGNLSDLNHIQKIFKVVRKDFDSVDILINCAGLFLSKPISKSTLEDFQKVFDANIRAPFLFCKEFSKDMIRKKWGRIVNIGSSSSYSGFRDGSVYCASKHAMLGLSRSLFNELKEYGVRTYCISPGSIKTKMGKLSKDQDYNTFLEPSEIARYVEFIMSFNDDLISEEIRLNRINLQ comes from the coding sequence ATGATTGAAATATTACGTAATAAAAATTGTCTAATAACTGGTGCTACTGGTGGTTTAGGGCAGGAAATAGCGAAACATCTTCTGAATAATCAATGCAATTTATTTCTCACATCACAAAATCAGAAAAAACTATCTAAATTAAAACAAATCTTGGATGAGAGTAATCCAAATGGATGTAAAATAAGTTATTGCTCTGGTAATCTTTCCGATCTTAATCATATCCAAAAAATCTTTAAGGTTGTTAGAAAAGATTTTGATTCTGTTGATATTTTAATTAATTGTGCAGGGTTATTTCTTTCTAAACCGATCTCTAAAAGTACTTTAGAAGACTTTCAAAAAGTTTTTGACGCTAATATACGCGCACCATTTTTGTTTTGTAAAGAATTTTCTAAGGATATGATTCGAAAAAAATGGGGTAGAATTGTAAATATAGGATCATCATCATCCTATTCTGGATTTAGGGATGGTTCAGTCTACTGTGCATCAAAACATGCGATGCTTGGACTTTCTCGCAGCCTGTTTAACGAACTAAAAGAATATGGTGTTAGGACCTATTGTATTTCTCCAGGCTCAATAAAAACAAAAATGGGCAAGCTCTCAAAGGATCAAGATTACAACACTTTTTTGGAACCATCAGAGATTGCAAGATACGTTGAGTTTATCATGTCATTTAATGACGATCTTATATCCGAAGAAATTCGCTTAAACAGGATAAATCTGCAATAA
- a CDS encoding cytidylyltransferase domain-containing protein codes for MNADIFILARLGSSRLPEKQLKEIDGIPAIKRLVDRLSAAKKVRNIVVCTTNTPSDDRLVDFLIKEKITYFRGNEKDVLARLLDAAGHFKTDVIIDVEGDKLYVDPVYVDKTIDEMAHQDVDFVIGSDNGKFDPTDHFIHGIIPAGIRVAALAKLCKLKKASDTETGYKEFFTSNLFSIKYIKPEINSKHSKNIRLTLDYQEDLELANIIFKELGNNFHLYDLVELFNKKPELTKITESIMTKWKNNYKNHTADFALNEST; via the coding sequence ATGAATGCAGACATCTTCATCTTGGCACGTTTGGGTAGCTCAAGACTTCCAGAAAAGCAACTGAAAGAAATCGATGGTATACCAGCAATAAAACGACTAGTAGATAGATTGAGTGCAGCAAAAAAAGTAAGAAACATTGTTGTTTGCACAACAAATACTCCTTCTGACGATCGACTTGTTGATTTTTTAATAAAAGAAAAAATAACTTACTTTAGAGGAAATGAAAAGGACGTTTTAGCTCGTCTTCTGGACGCAGCTGGTCATTTTAAAACAGATGTTATCATTGATGTTGAAGGAGACAAATTATACGTAGATCCCGTATATGTTGATAAAACAATTGACGAAATGGCGCATCAAGATGTGGATTTTGTGATTGGCTCAGATAATGGCAAGTTTGACCCAACCGATCATTTTATTCATGGAATAATTCCAGCCGGTATTAGGGTTGCCGCACTTGCAAAACTTTGCAAATTAAAAAAAGCATCAGACACTGAAACCGGATACAAAGAATTTTTCACATCAAATCTATTCTCAATTAAATACATAAAACCAGAAATTAACTCAAAGCACTCTAAAAACATTCGACTGACCTTGGATTATCAGGAGGATCTGGAATTGGCAAATATAATTTTCAAGGAATTGGGAAACAATTTTCATTTATATGATCTTGTAGAATTATTTAATAAAAAACCAGAGCTTACAAAAATAACTGAATCGATCATGACTAAATGGAAAAATAATTACAAAAATCACACTGCTGATTTTGCATTAAATGAATCCACATGA